The following are encoded together in the Bradyrhizobium genosp. L genome:
- the parE gene encoding DNA topoisomerase IV subunit B, protein MSKPLKTNAKAKSADDLFGAPEPKGRAPLKVAARATGGAEDSYTADDIEVLEGLEPVRKRPGMYIGGTDEKALHHLFAEVIDNSMDEALAGHATFIEVELAADGFLTVTDNGRGIPVDAHKKFPRKSALEVIMCMLHSGGKFDSKVYETSGGLHGVGVSVVNALSSRLEVEVARSQQLYRMTFERGLPKGKLEELGKVNNRRGTRIRFKPDTEIFGAKATFKPQRLFKMTRSKAYLFGGVEIRWHCDQELLKGVEDVPAEATFHFPGGLKDYLAAAIHADTLVHQDIFSGKSGRSGAHGACEWAVAWTADADGFLSSYTNTVPTPDGGTHESGMRSALLRGLKDHAERAGQGKRAASITSEDVMVGAAVMLSVFVREPEFQGQTKDRLATAEAQRIVEQAIKDPFDHWLSGNPNQANRLLDFVIDRAEERLRRRQEKETARKTAGKKLRLPGKLADCIDTGTANSELFIVEGDSAGGSAKHARDRQNQAVLPLRGKILNVASAGKDKLTANAQLSDLVQAIGCGTLAHYREEDLRYQRIVIMTDADVDGAHIASLLITFFYRQMPRLIDEGHLYLAVPPLYKLTHGSKSVYARDDAHKDALLKSEFNANANVEVNRFKGLGEMNPAQLKETTMDPAKRTMLRVVLLADDREGTADSVERLMGTKAEARFAFISDKAEFASDDLLDV, encoded by the coding sequence ATGTCCAAACCACTGAAAACAAACGCAAAAGCCAAATCGGCCGACGACCTGTTCGGTGCTCCGGAGCCTAAGGGACGCGCGCCGCTGAAGGTCGCCGCCCGCGCCACCGGCGGTGCCGAAGACAGCTATACCGCCGATGACATCGAGGTCCTTGAGGGGCTGGAACCGGTCCGCAAGCGGCCTGGTATGTATATCGGCGGCACCGACGAGAAGGCGCTGCACCACCTGTTCGCCGAAGTGATCGACAATTCGATGGACGAGGCGCTGGCCGGTCATGCGACCTTCATCGAAGTCGAACTTGCTGCCGATGGCTTCCTGACCGTGACCGACAATGGCCGCGGCATTCCAGTCGACGCGCACAAGAAATTCCCGAGAAAGTCGGCGCTCGAAGTCATCATGTGCATGCTGCATTCCGGCGGCAAGTTCGACTCCAAGGTCTACGAGACCTCGGGCGGCCTGCACGGCGTCGGCGTCTCCGTGGTCAACGCCCTCTCCTCGCGGCTCGAGGTCGAGGTCGCGCGCAGCCAGCAGCTGTACCGCATGACCTTCGAACGCGGCCTTCCCAAGGGCAAGCTCGAAGAGCTCGGCAAGGTCAACAACCGCCGCGGCACCCGCATCCGCTTCAAGCCGGACACCGAGATTTTTGGCGCCAAGGCGACCTTCAAGCCGCAGCGCCTGTTCAAGATGACGCGCTCGAAGGCCTATCTGTTCGGCGGCGTCGAAATCCGCTGGCACTGCGACCAGGAGCTGTTGAAGGGCGTCGAAGATGTGCCGGCGGAGGCGACATTCCACTTCCCCGGCGGCCTGAAGGATTATCTCGCCGCGGCGATCCACGCCGACACGCTGGTGCATCAGGACATCTTCTCCGGCAAGTCCGGCCGCAGCGGCGCGCACGGCGCCTGCGAGTGGGCGGTGGCGTGGACCGCCGACGCCGACGGCTTCCTGTCGTCCTACACCAACACGGTGCCGACACCCGACGGCGGCACCCATGAATCGGGCATGCGCAGTGCGCTGCTGCGCGGCTTGAAGGATCATGCGGAGCGTGCCGGCCAGGGCAAGCGCGCGGCTTCCATCACCTCGGAAGACGTGATGGTGGGCGCGGCGGTGATGCTCTCGGTGTTCGTGCGCGAGCCTGAATTCCAGGGCCAGACCAAGGACCGTCTCGCCACCGCGGAAGCGCAGCGCATCGTCGAACAGGCGATCAAGGATCCGTTCGACCACTGGCTGTCGGGCAATCCGAACCAGGCCAATCGCCTGCTGGATTTCGTCATCGACCGCGCCGAGGAGCGGCTGCGGCGACGGCAGGAGAAGGAGACCGCTCGCAAGACCGCGGGCAAGAAGCTGCGCCTCCCCGGCAAGCTCGCCGATTGCATCGACACCGGGACGGCAAACTCGGAGCTCTTCATCGTCGAAGGCGACTCGGCAGGTGGCAGCGCCAAACATGCGCGCGATCGCCAAAACCAGGCCGTGCTGCCGCTGCGCGGCAAGATTCTCAACGTCGCCTCCGCCGGCAAGGACAAGCTGACCGCCAACGCCCAGCTCTCCGATCTCGTGCAGGCGATCGGTTGCGGTACGCTTGCGCATTATCGCGAAGAGGACCTGCGCTATCAGCGCATCGTCATCATGACCGACGCCGACGTCGACGGCGCGCATATCGCATCGCTGCTGATCACGTTCTTCTACCGGCAGATGCCGCGGCTGATCGATGAAGGGCATCTCTATCTCGCGGTGCCGCCGCTCTACAAGCTGACCCACGGCTCCAAGTCGGTTTATGCCCGCGACGACGCGCACAAGGACGCGCTGCTGAAGAGCGAGTTCAACGCCAACGCCAATGTCGAGGTGAATCGCTTCAAAGGCCTCGGCGAAATGAACCCGGCCCAGCTCAAGGAAACCACCATGGATCCGGCCAAGCGCACGATGCTGCGCGTGGTGCTGCTCGCTGACGACCGCGAGGGCACTGCCGATTCCGTCGAGCGGCTGATGGGCACCAAGGCGGAAGCACGGTTTGCTTTTATTTCCGACAAGGCCGAATTCGCCAGCGACGATCTGCTCGACGTCTAG
- a CDS encoding DedA family protein, protein MEDFAHALAEFVRHHQAWAAPIVLLLAFGESLAFISLLIPAWGALVAIGALIGVSGINFWPIWIAGGIGAALGDWVSYWFGYRYKEQVAQMWPLSRYPEILPRGEAFVKSWGVPSIFIGRFFGPLRASVPLAAGIFEMSYWRFQIANFVSALVWSAALLLFGDVIAKVMEWMWRVV, encoded by the coding sequence ATGGAAGATTTTGCGCACGCGCTGGCCGAATTCGTGCGCCATCATCAGGCTTGGGCCGCTCCGATCGTCCTGTTGCTCGCGTTTGGTGAATCGCTTGCCTTCATCTCGCTGCTGATCCCGGCCTGGGGCGCGCTGGTCGCGATCGGCGCGCTGATCGGCGTCAGCGGTATCAACTTCTGGCCGATCTGGATCGCCGGCGGCATCGGCGCGGCGCTCGGCGATTGGGTCTCCTACTGGTTCGGCTACCGCTACAAGGAACAGGTGGCCCAGATGTGGCCGCTGTCGCGCTATCCCGAAATCCTGCCGCGCGGCGAGGCCTTCGTGAAGAGCTGGGGCGTGCCCAGCATCTTCATCGGCCGCTTCTTCGGTCCGCTGCGCGCCTCGGTGCCGCTTGCCGCCGGGATTTTCGAGATGTCGTACTGGCGATTCCAGATCGCCAATTTCGTCTCCGCGCTGGTGTGGTCGGCGGCGCTGCTGCTGTTCGGCGACGTGATCGCCAAGGTCATGGAATGGATGTGGCGGGTGGTGTAG
- a CDS encoding DUF3857 domain-containing protein, whose product MVARILFLPILLLALASQAAAEPADTFVAGAVDRQQVWVDPGWRRTVIRYAVTFDEQGLSTTVYDFEAEALNEKGAEALAQRAVGYNSYFYDVLSSELATLKADGRVIAVDERAVRDQPASTDSSSPYFDERRQRIIAYPDVAPGDKVRGRLIYKAKRAEFPGEFARYWSQPADQPPEVIELTLDAPASKPLRVAARNVEHSEERSGDRIIHHVRFRQDTPRPRLLDMGSFDDASRFEVSTFADYAALAAVLNARNAPMAQPDESVRKLSAEIVGDAADTRGKVERIHNWVARNIRYVGIGLEDGGLTSQPASAVLAARYGDCKAHATILKALLAAQGIEANLVAVNAGMQYTLTEVATQNFDHAIVYVPAIDRYLDPTASLTAFDALPPNLGGKPALNIDKGTVARIPVAGPQRFALAADTDYTLLDDGTRRARSVLSGSGLGAVIGRSVAQGLETVDRQNSAKRMVEQAGLAGSGDYSFPNPRDLSDAFAITATFEISKPVNLHYPERIRTLPLTDPRPSLPMLAAGSATERAFPCRALEYRETSSLTVPEGTHFFEKPAPVTYSNSFAGSTAYGPATGRIEVNATATLDGQTIRTNAVVRFSVDAAICPAAFAAAIKTGFDKFTEFRYRQVGLTPRSVPLVTDVSADYTDGVKAYQSQNYPRAMALLRPYAESGNASAQSYVAYMYESGYGVERNSAEAIRWFQLAAAQGDSYSQGKLGYAYEYGLGTARDEKAAAEWYAKAAERGNVFGQSRLGRLYRDGVGLAQDYQQAANWFSKAADQGSTWAQMNLALLYLKGQGLPMDQSRGIALLRIAADQNDGDAQYNLGYAYESGTGVPKDTQEAIKWYARASDRGSTLAHARLQGLLAGGGFWESLLRHIGLLSKL is encoded by the coding sequence ATGGTCGCGCGAATCCTCTTCTTACCCATCCTGCTGTTGGCTCTGGCGAGCCAGGCCGCGGCCGAACCCGCGGACACGTTCGTCGCCGGAGCCGTAGACCGGCAACAGGTCTGGGTCGACCCGGGCTGGCGGCGCACGGTGATCCGTTATGCCGTCACCTTCGACGAGCAGGGCCTGAGCACGACGGTCTATGATTTCGAGGCCGAGGCGCTCAACGAAAAGGGGGCCGAGGCCCTCGCCCAACGGGCCGTTGGCTACAACAGCTATTTCTACGACGTTTTGTCCAGCGAGCTCGCCACCTTGAAGGCCGACGGCCGCGTCATCGCGGTCGACGAGCGCGCCGTCCGCGATCAGCCGGCCTCAACCGATTCGTCATCTCCCTATTTCGACGAGCGGCGCCAGCGGATCATCGCCTATCCGGATGTCGCGCCCGGCGACAAGGTGAGAGGACGGCTGATCTACAAGGCGAAGCGAGCCGAATTTCCCGGCGAGTTTGCGCGTTACTGGAGCCAGCCGGCAGATCAACCTCCCGAGGTGATCGAACTGACGCTCGATGCGCCTGCCTCGAAGCCGCTGCGCGTCGCAGCGCGCAATGTCGAGCACAGCGAGGAGCGATCCGGCGATCGGATCATCCATCATGTCCGCTTCAGGCAGGACACGCCGCGGCCGCGCCTGCTCGACATGGGATCGTTCGACGATGCCAGCCGCTTCGAGGTCAGCACCTTCGCGGACTACGCCGCATTGGCGGCCGTGCTGAACGCCCGCAACGCGCCGATGGCGCAGCCTGACGAGAGTGTGCGGAAGCTTTCGGCCGAGATTGTCGGCGATGCCGCCGACACGCGCGGCAAGGTCGAGCGGATCCACAACTGGGTCGCGCGCAACATCCGCTATGTCGGGATCGGTTTGGAGGACGGCGGCCTAACCTCGCAACCCGCATCCGCCGTGCTCGCGGCGCGCTACGGCGATTGCAAAGCGCATGCGACGATCCTCAAGGCGCTGCTCGCGGCGCAGGGGATCGAGGCCAATCTCGTCGCCGTCAACGCCGGCATGCAGTACACGCTGACGGAAGTCGCGACGCAGAATTTCGACCACGCGATCGTCTATGTTCCGGCGATCGACCGCTACCTCGACCCGACGGCCTCGCTGACTGCCTTCGACGCGTTGCCGCCGAACCTCGGCGGCAAGCCGGCGCTCAACATCGACAAGGGGACGGTGGCCCGCATTCCGGTGGCGGGACCGCAGCGCTTCGCGCTGGCGGCAGACACCGACTACACGCTGCTCGACGATGGCACACGGCGGGCGCGCTCGGTCTTGTCCGGCAGCGGATTGGGAGCGGTCATCGGACGGTCCGTGGCACAGGGCCTCGAGACGGTCGACAGGCAGAACAGCGCCAAGCGGATGGTCGAGCAGGCCGGGCTGGCCGGCAGTGGCGACTACAGCTTCCCGAATCCGCGGGACCTGTCCGACGCTTTCGCCATCACCGCGACGTTCGAGATCAGCAAGCCCGTCAACCTGCATTATCCCGAGCGCATCCGAACGCTGCCGCTAACGGATCCGCGGCCGTCGCTGCCGATGCTCGCCGCGGGTAGCGCGACCGAGCGGGCGTTTCCCTGTCGCGCGCTGGAGTACCGGGAGACCAGCTCGCTCACGGTGCCGGAAGGAACCCATTTCTTCGAAAAGCCGGCGCCAGTCACCTACAGCAACAGCTTTGCCGGCAGCACCGCATACGGCCCCGCAACCGGCCGGATCGAGGTCAATGCGACGGCCACGCTCGATGGCCAGACCATCCGCACCAACGCCGTCGTGCGCTTCAGCGTCGACGCTGCGATCTGTCCCGCCGCGTTTGCAGCGGCGATCAAGACCGGCTTCGACAAGTTCACGGAGTTCAGATATCGGCAGGTTGGACTGACGCCCCGGTCGGTGCCGCTCGTCACCGATGTCAGCGCCGACTATACCGACGGCGTGAAAGCGTACCAGTCGCAGAACTATCCGCGCGCGATGGCACTGCTCCGGCCCTACGCAGAGAGCGGCAACGCCTCGGCGCAATCCTATGTGGCGTACATGTACGAAAGCGGTTACGGCGTCGAGCGCAACTCTGCCGAGGCCATCCGCTGGTTCCAGTTGGCGGCGGCGCAGGGCGATTCCTACAGCCAGGGGAAGCTGGGATATGCCTATGAGTATGGGCTTGGCACGGCACGCGACGAGAAGGCCGCAGCCGAGTGGTACGCCAAGGCGGCCGAGCGGGGTAACGTGTTCGGCCAGTCGCGTTTGGGACGGCTCTATCGGGACGGTGTGGGCCTCGCCCAGGATTATCAGCAGGCCGCCAACTGGTTCTCGAAGGCTGCCGACCAGGGCTCGACCTGGGCGCAGATGAATCTCGCGCTGCTCTATCTCAAGGGCCAGGGACTGCCGATGGACCAGTCCAGGGGCATTGCGTTGTTGCGGATTGCAGCGGACCAGAACGACGGCGATGCCCAGTATAATCTGGGGTACGCCTATGAGAGCGGCACCGGCGTGCCAAAGGACACCCAGGAAGCCATCAAATGGTACGCCAGGGCATCCGATCGCGGCAGTACGCTCGCCCACGCGCGTCTGCAGGGATTGCTGGCCGGCGGCGGCTTCTGGGAGAGCCTGCTGCGCCACATCGGCTTGCTCAGCAAGCTGTGA
- a CDS encoding MBL fold metallo-hydrolase has protein sequence MELSRRHALAGAAGLAAAPLLSAAAANAAAPAADKQAPSFYRYKVGDIMVTVVSDGKNVFKLEDGFIPNAKREDVNAALEKAFMPRDMMTIWFAPLVLNTGGKLVVIDTGNGALAKANSKGANGVFADNFVAAGFDPKAVDMVVISHFHTDHVNGLLTAEGTPAFPNAEVLVPATEWKFWMDDGEMSRAPAGRMQGLFKNNRNIFEAGLKKKVTPYEWGKEIAPGLTSVETIGHTPGHTSYVLASGSDKVFIQSDVTNNPNLFATNPGWHAFFDQDGDVAEKTRRRIYDMVVAEKLQVQGFHYPFPGLGNIVKDGNGYRVVPAPWNPVI, from the coding sequence ATGGAATTGTCACGACGTCACGCTCTCGCCGGCGCCGCGGGGCTCGCCGCCGCGCCGCTGCTGTCCGCCGCGGCCGCCAACGCGGCGGCACCGGCCGCCGATAAGCAGGCGCCGAGCTTCTATCGCTACAAGGTCGGCGACATCATGGTCACCGTGGTGTCCGACGGCAAGAACGTCTTCAAGCTGGAAGACGGCTTCATTCCCAATGCGAAGCGCGAGGATGTCAACGCGGCGCTGGAAAAGGCCTTCATGCCGCGCGACATGATGACGATCTGGTTCGCGCCGCTGGTGCTCAACACCGGCGGCAAGCTGGTCGTGATCGACACCGGCAATGGCGCGCTGGCGAAGGCCAACAGCAAGGGCGCCAACGGCGTCTTCGCGGACAATTTCGTCGCGGCCGGTTTCGATCCCAAGGCGGTCGACATGGTCGTGATCTCGCACTTCCACACCGACCACGTGAACGGGCTTTTGACCGCCGAGGGCACGCCGGCGTTCCCGAACGCCGAGGTGCTGGTGCCGGCGACCGAATGGAAGTTCTGGATGGACGACGGCGAGATGAGCCGGGCGCCGGCCGGCCGCATGCAGGGGCTATTCAAGAACAACCGCAACATCTTCGAAGCCGGCTTGAAGAAGAAGGTCACGCCCTATGAGTGGGGCAAGGAGATCGCGCCGGGCCTGACCTCGGTCGAGACCATCGGCCATACCCCTGGCCACACCTCCTATGTGCTGGCGTCCGGCTCGGACAAGGTCTTCATCCAGTCCGACGTCACCAACAATCCGAACCTGTTCGCCACCAATCCGGGCTGGCATGCGTTCTTCGACCAGGACGGTGACGTGGCCGAGAAGACCCGGCGGCGCATCTACGACATGGTGGTTGCCGAGAAGCTCCAGGTGCAGGGCTTCCACTATCCGTTCCCGGGCCTCGGCAACATCGTCAAGGACGGCAACGGCTATCGTGTCGTGCCGGCGCCGTGGAATCCGGTGATCTGA
- a CDS encoding FMN-binding negative transcriptional regulator, whose amino-acid sequence MYTPPVFKPDRAASLAFAEARGFGLACAWDGGKPVASALPFYLTYASDGTPRALFHVAGHNPLVKLAGGASWLLAVTGADAYVSADWYVSPDQVPTWLYQAVHLTGPVRTLSDQELAVQIDTLSAKFEERLLPKKPWLPAKMTAARLDAMKKAIVGFEMTVEEVEGSFKLNQHKSETDYAAVAGSLAAQADAGAQAIALLMRQTRPDVFANQTNELERSVP is encoded by the coding sequence ATGTATACGCCACCGGTATTCAAACCCGACCGCGCCGCAAGCCTCGCCTTCGCGGAAGCGCGCGGCTTCGGCCTTGCCTGCGCGTGGGACGGCGGCAAGCCGGTCGCCTCCGCGCTACCGTTCTACCTGACCTACGCGAGTGATGGCACGCCGCGGGCGCTGTTTCATGTCGCCGGTCACAATCCGCTGGTAAAGCTGGCAGGCGGCGCCTCCTGGCTGCTGGCCGTCACCGGCGCGGATGCCTATGTGTCGGCGGACTGGTACGTCTCGCCCGACCAGGTGCCGACCTGGCTCTATCAGGCCGTGCACCTGACCGGGCCGGTGCGGACGCTGTCGGATCAGGAACTTGCCGTTCAGATCGATACGCTGAGCGCCAAGTTCGAGGAGCGGCTGTTGCCGAAAAAGCCGTGGCTGCCGGCCAAGATGACAGCCGCGCGGCTGGATGCCATGAAGAAGGCGATCGTGGGCTTCGAGATGACGGTGGAAGAGGTGGAGGGCAGCTTCAAGCTGAACCAGCACAAATCCGAGACCGATTATGCGGCGGTCGCGGGCAGCCTTGCCGCGCAGGCCGACGCCGGCGCGCAGGCGATCGCGCTTTTGATGCGGCAGACGCGGCCGGATGTCTTTGCAAACCAAACGAACGAGCTCGAAAGGAGCGTGCCATGA
- the argC gene encoding N-acetyl-gamma-glutamyl-phosphate reductase, which yields MTLTETNQLKTARGATKTVFVDGASGTTGLGIQERLRLIGDVEVKHIAEDKRKDAGAKRALMEEVDLVILCLPDDAAKETVALIDTMGNAAPKVLDASTAYRVAPDWAYGFPELAPDQADKIRMAPKVSNPGCYPTGGIALLRPLVDAGLLPADYPLAVNAVSGYSGGGKSMIASFEDGSAPAFELYGLGFEHKHVPELQLYSRLTRRPIFVPSVGNYRQGMLVSVPLQLDTLPGKPTGADLQAALAKRYAGSKHVTAMPLHSEGGKLEPEALNETNQLELYVFASDKHHQAVLVARLDNLGKGASGAAVQNMRLMLGLADA from the coding sequence ATGACCCTCACCGAAACCAATCAGCTGAAGACTGCGCGCGGCGCGACCAAAACCGTGTTCGTTGACGGCGCGTCCGGCACCACCGGCCTCGGCATCCAGGAGCGGCTGCGCCTGATCGGCGATGTCGAGGTCAAGCACATCGCCGAGGACAAGCGGAAGGACGCCGGTGCCAAGCGGGCGTTGATGGAGGAGGTGGATCTGGTGATTCTGTGCCTGCCGGACGATGCCGCCAAGGAAACCGTCGCCCTGATCGATACGATGGGCAACGCCGCGCCAAAGGTGCTCGATGCCTCGACCGCCTATCGCGTCGCGCCCGACTGGGCCTACGGCTTCCCCGAGCTCGCGCCCGATCAGGCCGACAAGATCAGGATGGCACCGAAAGTGTCGAACCCGGGTTGCTATCCGACCGGCGGCATCGCGCTGCTGCGGCCGCTGGTCGATGCCGGCCTGCTGCCGGCGGACTATCCGCTCGCCGTCAATGCGGTGAGCGGCTATTCGGGCGGCGGCAAGTCGATGATCGCGAGCTTCGAGGACGGCTCGGCGCCGGCGTTCGAACTCTACGGCCTCGGCTTCGAGCACAAGCACGTGCCGGAGCTGCAGCTCTATTCGCGGCTGACTCGGCGGCCGATCTTCGTCCCATCGGTCGGCAATTACCGACAGGGCATGCTGGTTTCGGTGCCGCTGCAGCTCGACACGCTGCCAGGCAAGCCTACGGGTGCAGACCTGCAGGCCGCGCTGGCGAAGCGCTATGCCGGCAGCAAGCATGTCACGGCGATGCCGCTGCACAGCGAAGGCGGCAAGCTCGAGCCGGAGGCGCTCAACGAGACTAACCAGCTCGAGCTCTATGTCTTTGCCAGCGACAAGCACCACCAGGCGGTGCTGGTCGCTCGCCTCGACAATCTCGGCAAGGGGGCCTCGGGCGCGGCCGTGCAGAACATGCGGCTGATGCTGGGGCTGGCCGACGCCTGA
- a CDS encoding class I SAM-dependent DNA methyltransferase yields MDDETLQFYRRNAEAYAGWAKAPSTRLKGFLALLPRGGAILELGCGAGNHAAVMLADGFVLRATDGSPEMAAVAARRIDHPVEAMRFDELEDCEIYDGVWASACLLHVPRDELAGILARIHRALRPGGIFYASYKIGHDDGRDSIGRYYNYPPAEWLQATYAASGAWTQVSSDTGEIKSFDDAPATMQHIVVRKTAE; encoded by the coding sequence GTGGACGACGAGACGCTGCAATTCTATCGGCGCAATGCCGAGGCCTATGCCGGGTGGGCGAAAGCGCCGTCCACCCGGCTGAAGGGTTTCCTCGCGCTCTTGCCGCGGGGCGGCGCGATCCTCGAGCTCGGTTGCGGCGCCGGTAACCACGCCGCGGTGATGCTTGCGGACGGCTTTGTGTTGCGTGCAACCGACGGTTCGCCCGAGATGGCTGCGGTCGCGGCGCGCCGCATCGATCATCCCGTCGAGGCGATGCGTTTCGACGAGCTCGAGGATTGCGAGATCTATGACGGCGTCTGGGCCAGCGCCTGTCTGCTGCACGTGCCGCGCGACGAGCTGGCGGGCATCCTGGCCCGCATCCATCGCGCGCTGCGGCCGGGCGGCATCTTCTACGCGAGCTACAAGATCGGCCACGACGACGGTCGCGACAGCATCGGCCGCTACTACAATTATCCGCCCGCAGAATGGCTGCAGGCGACCTACGCCGCGTCAGGCGCCTGGACGCAGGTCTCGTCCGACACCGGCGAGATCAAGAGCTTTGACGATGCGCCCGCGACGATGCAGCACATCGTGGTGCGCAAGACTGCGGAATAG
- a CDS encoding MAPEG family protein: protein MTRELFWLALTVILTGLLWLPYTLNRIQVRGLSGAMANPSRTDKPHAEWANRLMFAHDNAIENLVIFAPLVLILNAADYSTKWTVLACAVYFWARVAHLIVYALGVPVFRTLAFTVGFIAQIVLALAIFKIV from the coding sequence ATGACGCGTGAACTGTTCTGGCTGGCGCTGACGGTGATCCTGACCGGACTGCTGTGGCTCCCCTACACCTTGAACCGGATCCAGGTCCGCGGCCTCTCCGGCGCCATGGCCAATCCCTCGCGCACCGACAAGCCCCATGCCGAATGGGCCAACCGGCTGATGTTCGCGCATGACAACGCGATCGAAAACCTCGTGATCTTCGCGCCGCTGGTGCTGATCCTCAACGCCGCCGACTATTCCACCAAATGGACCGTGCTGGCCTGCGCCGTCTATTTCTGGGCTCGTGTCGCGCACCTGATCGTCTACGCGCTGGGTGTGCCGGTGTTCCGCACACTGGCTTTCACGGTCGGCTTCATCGCTCAGATCGTCCTGGCGCTCGCGATCTTCAAGATCGTCTGA